Sequence from the Fusobacterium periodonticum 1_1_41FAA genome:
ATTTTATCTTTTAAAAGCTCTTCAGCTAAATAATGAGTGATTATTCCAGCTCCTATTATAAAGGCTGATTTTATTTTTCTTCTATCTTTTCCAAGGGCATCTTGGAATTTTATAATTTCACTGTTACTTCCTGTTATATAAATTCTATCGTCACCTTTGATAAAAGTATTTCCTGAAGGTATTATTACCTCATCTCCTCTTTTTATTATACAAACTAATAAATTAGGAAAGAATTTTTGTTTAAAATCAAAAAGCGAAACATTATCTAAAATTGAATCCTTATCAATGTGGAATTCAACAAGCTTTAATCTTCCATCTAAGAAATTTTCAACATTTAATGCTTCTGGGAAATCTATATTTTGTTTTATATCTTTTGCTGCTTCCAACTCTGGATTTATAACTAAGTCTATTCCTAAAGATTCAGTCATAAAATTAAGTTGAGATGAATAATCTGTACTTCTTACTCTAGCAATAGTATATTTTGCCCCTAGTTTTTTAGCTATAACTGAGGCTATTATATTTATTTCATCTTTTTCAGTGACAGCTATAAAGACATCAGCTTTTGGAACTTCTGCTTCCATTTGTGCATCATAGCTTACTCCACTACCAACAAATCCCATAATATCATTATTTGCTAAAATCTTCTCAAGTATTTTTGCATCTTGCTCTATTAAAATTATATCGTTTCCTTCTAATGATAAATCACGACAAAGAAGTTCTCCTACCTTCCCTGCTCCAACAATTACTATCTTCATTTTACCCCTATCCTATTTTTTATAAACATAAGCTATAAATTCATCATACTCTTTCTTTTCTACTACCTTATACCCATATTCTTCAACATTTGGAAGATATAAAGGCTCAACTGTATCTTTAACTTCTACACTATCTTTTATTGTCGATAAAAAGATTTCATCTATTTCAAAATTATCTAGAAAGTATTTATATATGCTATATCCTCCAGCAACAAAAATAGTCTTATTTTCTTGAGTTAAATCTTCAATTAATTTAGGTACGTCCATAGTTCTGTGAAGAACTATCACTTCTCTATTTTTTCTCATAAGCTCAACAGGAACATATTTAGCTGTAGTTCCTCCGAATAGAACTGTGTTTCCCATAGTTCTTTCTTTAAAATACATAAGCTCTTCTTTTATATGCCATAACATACCATTACTATTTTCATCAGGAGTTCTATCTCCAATTAAATTATCTTTTCCAACACAAACTATCATTTTTAAATTTTTATAATATTTCTTTTCCATTAAATAGCCACCTCATAGTTAACTTTCTCTCCATATTTATAGTCAACAATTTCAACATCATCAGGTTTAAAATCAAAGATTGATTTAAAATTATTTATTTTTATTTTTGCGGGTTCAAATGTTTCACCATTAACTTGCTTTATTAATTTATCATAATGTCTATCATAGATATGCATATTATGGATATTCCATATTATATCTGCCGCTTCAAGTCCACATTCAAGTGCTACTAATTTATGTAAAACTGCATATTGGAATACATTAGCAACTAAACCCAATGCTACATCACAACTTCTTTGTCTAACTTCTAAATACAATTTATTTCCAATTACTGACCATTGTGTTAAGTGTACACAAGGTGTTAATGCCATTTCAGAAAGTTCATTAGGCACCCAAATTT
This genomic interval carries:
- the trkA gene encoding Trk system potassium transporter TrkA, whose amino-acid sequence is MKIVIVGAGKVGELLCRDLSLEGNDIILIEQDAKILEKILANNDIMGFVGSGVSYDAQMEAEVPKADVFIAVTEKDEINIIASVIAKKLGAKYTIARVRSTDYSSQLNFMTESLGIDLVINPELEAAKDIKQNIDFPEALNVENFLDGRLKLVEFHIDKDSILDNVSLFDFKQKFFPNLLVCIIKRGDEVIIPSGNTFIKGDDRIYITGSNSEIIKFQDALGKDRRKIKSAFIIGAGIITHYLAEELLKDKIAVKIVEMNPKKANKFSEYLPNATIINADGSNEEILREENFQNYDSCISITGIDEVNMFISIYAKKIGIKKIITKLNKLSFVDILGENSFQSIITPKKIIADNIVRVVRSIANKKKNLIENFYRLENNTVEAIEILVNSDSKINNIPLKDLKIKKNLIIAYIVRNNVAIFPKGTDVINEGDRVIIITKESFFDDINNIVAE
- a CDS encoding dihydrofolate reductase yields the protein MEKKYYKNLKMIVCVGKDNLIGDRTPDENSNGMLWHIKEELMYFKERTMGNTVLFGGTTAKYVPVELMRKNREVIVLHRTMDVPKLIEDLTQENKTIFVAGGYSIYKYFLDNFEIDEIFLSTIKDSVEVKDTVEPLYLPNVEEYGYKVVEKKEYDEFIAYVYKK